A genomic region of Mustela erminea isolate mMusErm1 chromosome 12, mMusErm1.Pri, whole genome shotgun sequence contains the following coding sequences:
- the LOC116569959 gene encoding LOW QUALITY PROTEIN: olfactory receptor 13C4-like (The sequence of the model RefSeq protein was modified relative to this genomic sequence to represent the inferred CDS: inserted 3 bases in 2 codons; substituted 1 base at 1 genomic stop codon) — MFMQSICXICCLAVKIFXVRSSFDILEAXDMDRINKTFVKEFILLGLSGYPKLEIIFFSLILIMYLVILIGNGVLIIASIFDSRLHTPMYFFLGNLSFLDICYTSSSVPSTLVSLISKKRNISFSGCTVQMFVGFAMGSTECFLLGMMAFDRYVAICNPLRYPIIMRKVVYVLMASVSWLSGGINSIVQTSLAMGLPFCGNNIINHFLCEILAVLKLACADISLNIVTLAVSNMAFLVLPLLVIFFSYMFILYTILRMNSATGRRKAFSTCSAHLTVVIIFYGTIFFMYAKPKSQDRLGNDNLQATEGLISMFYGVVTPMLNPIIYSLRNKDVKAAVKYLLNWKAVKP; from the exons ATGTTTATGCAAAGCATTTGTTAAATTTGTTGCTtggcagtgaaaatatt tgttaggTCTTCCTTTGATATCCTGGAAG GGGATATGGATAGGATAAACAAGACATTTGTGAAAGAATTCATTCTTCTGGGACTCTCTGGTTACCCAAAActtgagatcatttttttttctctaattctaaTAATGTATCTAGTGATTCTGATTGGCAACGGTGTTCTGATCATAGCAAGCATCTTTGATTCCCGTcttcacacccccatgtacttcttcctgggAAACCTCTCTTTCCTGGACATCTGCTATACATCCTCCTCTGTTCCCTCAACTTTGGTGAgcttaatttcaaagaaaaggaacatttcCTTCTCCGGATGCACAGTACAGATGTTCGTTGGATTTGCAATGGGGTCAACAGAGTGTTTCCTCCTGGGCATGATGGCTTTTGATCGCTATGTAGCCATCTGTAACCCTCTGAGATACCCTATCATCATGAGAAAGGTGGTGTATGTACTAATGGCTTCTGTGTCATGGCTCTCTGGTGGTATCAACTCAATTGTACAAACATCTCTTGCCATGGGATTGCCATTCTGTGGAAATAATATTATCAATCATTTCTTATGCGAGATATTAGCTGTCCTTAAGCTAGCTTGTGCTGACATATCCCTCAATATTGTTACCCTAGCAGTATCAAATATGGCATTCCTGGTTCTTCCACTGctggtcatttttttctcctatatgtTCATCCTCTACACCATCTTGAGAATGAACTCAGCCACAGGGAGACGCAAAGCCTTTTCTACTTGCTCAGCACATCTGACTGTAGTGATCATATTTTATGGTACCATCTTCTTCATGTATGCTAAGCCCAAGTCTCAAGACCGCCTTGGGAATGACAATTTGCAAGCTACAGAAGGGCTTATTTCCATGTTTTATGGGGTAGTGACCCCCATGCTAAATCCCATAATCTATAGCTTGAGAAATAAGGATGTTAAAGCTGCTgtgaaatatttgctgaattggAAAGCTGTTAAGCCATAA
- the LOC116569960 gene encoding olfactory receptor 13F1, whose protein sequence is MFQANSTPVTYFFFLGFSHYPKVEVIVFVLCLLMYLITLLGNVILISITVLNSHLHKPMYFFLSNLSLLDIWYTSSAFIPMLANFVSGKNTISFLGCAAQMYFSLAMGSTECVLLSMMAYDRYVAICNPLRYPIIMNKSVCVRIAAGSWVTGCLTALVETVSVLGLPLCGHNTINHFACEILAVLKLVCVDTSVVELMMLVITILILPMTMLLICISYAFILSNILRISSVDGRSKAFSTCAAHLTVVVLFYGTTLSMYLKPSAVDSQEIDKFIALVYGALTPMLNPIIYSLRNKEVKAAVKKLLIRNPFGTVFISALNNIGASTLI, encoded by the coding sequence ATGTTCCAGGCAAATTCGACACCtgtaacatattttttcttcctgggaTTTTCCCACTACCCCAAAGTTGAGGTCATTGTATTTGTGCTGTGCTTGCTGATGTACCTGATCACCCTGCTGGGTAATGTAATTCTGATCTCCATCACTGTCCTGAATTCCCACCTACACAAacccatgtactttttcctcagCAACCTCTCCCTTTTAGACATCTGGTACACCTCTTCTGCTTTCATTCCAATGCTGGCAAACTTTGTTTCAGGGAAAAACACCATCTCATTCTTAGGGTGTGCTGCTCAGATGTACTTTTCTCTTGCCATGGGCTCTACTGAGTGTGTGCTCCTGTCCATGATGGCATATGACCggtatgtggccatctgcaaccCCCTGAGGTACCCCATCATCATGAACAAGAGTGTCTGTGTGCGGATTGCAGCTGGCTCCTGGGTGACTGGCTGTCTCACCGCCCTGGTGGAAACAGTATCTGTGCTGGGGCTCCCTCTGTGTGGTCATAACACAATCAATCATTTTGCTTGTGAAATTCTGGCTGTCTTGAAACTGGTATGTGTGGACACCTCCGTGGTGGAATTAATGATGCTGGTGATCACCATACTTATCCTTCCTATGACAATGCTTCTCATTTGTATATCTTATGCATTCATTCTCTCCAACATCCTAAGAATCAGCTCAGTGGATGGTCGAAGCAAAGCCTTTTCAACATGTGCAGCCCACCTGACTGTGGTGGTTTTATTCTATGGGACAACTCTCTCCATGTATCTGAAGCCCTCAGCTGTAGATTCACaggaaatagataaatttatagCTTTGGTATATGGTGCATTAACCCCCATGTTGAATCCTATCATCTATAGTTTACGGAACAAAGAGGTAAAAGCAGCTGTGAAAAAACTGCTAATTAGAAATCCTTTTGGTACTGTGTTCATTTCTGCCCTCAATAATATTGGAGCAAGCACACTCATCTGA